Proteins co-encoded in one Coriobacterium glomerans PW2 genomic window:
- a CDS encoding aldo/keto reductase, with amino-acid sequence MRYTKLGDTGISISRICLGCMGFGDARAGQHSWTLDYDASRRVIDRALDFGVTFFDTAMSYQNGTSESYLGRALAASARREEVVVATKFVLADPSDSADAARRPSGDTVDDRIGRLLDSSLSRLGLDYLDLYIYHMWDWSTPVEELLAALDRQVRAGKVRALGISNCYAWQLAEANAIARANGWSRFVSYQGHMNAIAREDEREMVPLARLRDISLTPYSALAGGRLARHPGTTSRRLIEDGYARGKYELTEDIDAPIIAAVERIAAARGTTMTAIALAWLLSKVTAPVVGATRADQIDGAAEATEIELTAEEIAEIEKPYVPHPIVGVMAQNRPPQAA; translated from the coding sequence ATGAGATATACGAAGCTTGGCGATACCGGCATCAGCATCTCCCGCATTTGCCTGGGGTGCATGGGATTTGGCGATGCGCGCGCCGGACAGCACAGCTGGACACTTGACTACGATGCATCGCGGCGCGTCATCGACCGTGCGCTCGATTTCGGGGTCACGTTCTTCGATACGGCGATGAGCTACCAGAACGGGACAAGCGAGTCGTATCTGGGACGAGCGCTCGCTGCGAGCGCTCGTCGCGAGGAGGTGGTCGTCGCGACGAAGTTCGTGCTCGCAGATCCCAGCGATTCCGCGGATGCCGCCAGACGCCCATCAGGCGACACGGTCGATGATCGCATCGGTCGCTTGCTCGATTCAAGCCTCTCACGTCTCGGCTTGGATTATCTGGATCTCTATATCTACCATATGTGGGATTGGAGCACGCCTGTAGAGGAGTTGCTGGCGGCCTTGGATCGACAGGTCCGAGCTGGCAAGGTTCGCGCGCTGGGCATTTCCAACTGCTACGCCTGGCAGCTCGCTGAGGCAAATGCGATCGCGCGAGCGAACGGTTGGAGTCGGTTCGTCTCCTATCAGGGGCACATGAATGCGATCGCTCGGGAGGACGAGCGCGAGATGGTGCCGTTGGCGCGGCTGCGAGACATCTCGCTGACGCCGTATTCGGCGCTCGCGGGAGGCAGACTCGCACGGCACCCGGGAACGACGAGCCGACGGCTTATCGAGGACGGCTATGCTCGCGGCAAGTATGAGCTCACCGAGGATATCGACGCCCCCATCATCGCCGCCGTGGAGAGGATCGCCGCGGCGCGCGGTACCACGATGACCGCGATCGCTCTCGCGTGGTTGCTCTCGAAGGTGACCGCTCCCGTCGTTGGGGCGACAAGGGCCGATCAAATCGATGGGGCAGCGGAGGCGACGGAGATCGAGCTCACCGCAGAGGAGATCGCCGAGATAGAGAAGCCATACGTTCCGCATCCGATCGTCGGCGTCATGGCGCAGAATCGACCGCCCCAGGCAGCGTGA
- a CDS encoding 1-deoxy-D-xylulose-5-phosphate synthase — translation MEGLLEHITSPKDVRALPSSELDALCGELRRAILESSAVVGGHVGPNLGVVELTVALHRVFDTPRDRLIFDVSHQTYAHKALTGRAAAFLDPTRYQEVSGFSNPDESPFDLFAMGHTSTSIGLGCGLVKAREIEGETYDVIAVIGDGALSGGLAFEGLDNAADLGCGLIIIVNDNNRSIAENHGGIYRNLAELRRTHGKAQHNFFRALGLDYRYVEEGNDVHALASALESLRGIDHPVVLHVHTLKGAGFPAAVRDPESWHHAAPFTLADGATIPDPHPFAEGSVCYADITGGLLSERIKNDPAVVAISAATPYIMGFTPARRAAAGAGYVDVGICEEHAVTYATALAQAGAKPVFGVYATFLQRAYDELWHDMCLNAAPATILVFGASVFGSSAETHLGFFDLAMLGSLPAMRVLAPVCREEYEAMLRWSLDQREGPVAIRIPETGVISRSDLAPEGSSPSFSAPSYQVARTGGDVAILALGSLFTLGERVADMLAEDHGIRATLVNPRFGSELDEGCLEAIGRDHAVVITIEDGVLDGGWGEKVARYLGPSPARVRCYGIPKRFFDRFDPGELLKRCGMNAPDMVSNVLDMIRAVSKDESGSL, via the coding sequence ATAGAGGGTCTACTCGAACATATCACATCGCCGAAAGACGTGCGCGCGCTGCCGTCCAGCGAGCTGGACGCGCTGTGCGGTGAGCTGCGTCGCGCGATCCTTGAGAGCTCCGCCGTCGTCGGAGGCCACGTCGGACCCAATCTGGGTGTCGTCGAGCTCACCGTCGCGCTCCACCGCGTATTCGACACGCCTCGCGACCGACTCATCTTCGATGTCTCGCATCAGACCTATGCGCACAAGGCTCTGACCGGTCGCGCGGCGGCGTTTCTCGATCCCACGCGCTACCAAGAGGTGTCGGGCTTCTCGAACCCCGATGAGTCCCCCTTCGACCTGTTCGCCATGGGCCACACCTCGACCTCGATCGGGCTGGGCTGCGGTCTCGTCAAGGCTCGCGAGATCGAGGGAGAGACATACGACGTCATCGCGGTCATCGGCGATGGGGCGCTGTCGGGCGGCCTCGCCTTCGAGGGGCTCGACAACGCAGCCGACCTGGGGTGCGGTCTCATCATCATCGTCAACGACAACAACCGATCCATCGCTGAGAACCACGGCGGCATCTACCGCAATCTCGCTGAGCTGCGACGCACGCACGGCAAGGCGCAGCACAACTTCTTCCGTGCCCTGGGACTCGACTACCGCTATGTGGAGGAGGGCAACGACGTCCACGCTCTCGCATCTGCTCTCGAAAGCCTGCGCGGCATCGATCATCCAGTCGTGCTGCACGTCCACACGCTGAAGGGTGCGGGCTTCCCTGCGGCCGTGAGGGATCCGGAGAGTTGGCATCATGCCGCCCCGTTCACCCTCGCCGATGGCGCGACGATACCCGATCCGCATCCGTTCGCCGAAGGGTCGGTCTGCTACGCCGACATCACCGGCGGCTTGCTCTCCGAGCGGATAAAAAACGATCCCGCCGTCGTGGCCATCTCTGCAGCGACCCCCTACATCATGGGCTTCACACCGGCTCGTCGCGCTGCAGCCGGTGCCGGCTACGTCGATGTCGGCATCTGCGAGGAGCACGCCGTGACCTATGCGACCGCGCTGGCGCAGGCGGGTGCCAAACCGGTCTTCGGAGTATACGCGACGTTTCTGCAACGTGCGTATGATGAGCTGTGGCACGATATGTGCCTGAACGCGGCACCCGCCACGATTCTCGTCTTCGGAGCATCGGTCTTCGGCAGCTCCGCCGAGACGCATCTGGGATTCTTCGACTTGGCGATGCTGGGCAGCCTTCCCGCCATGCGCGTGCTCGCACCGGTGTGCCGCGAGGAGTATGAGGCGATGCTCAGATGGTCGCTCGACCAGCGCGAGGGGCCCGTTGCGATCCGCATACCCGAGACCGGTGTCATCTCGCGGTCCGATCTCGCGCCGGAGGGATCCAGCCCGTCGTTTTCAGCTCCCAGCTATCAGGTCGCGCGAACCGGAGGAGACGTGGCGATTCTGGCGCTCGGGTCCCTCTTCACGCTAGGCGAACGCGTAGCCGACATGCTCGCAGAGGATCACGGCATTCGTGCGACACTGGTGAACCCGCGTTTCGGAAGCGAGCTGGACGAGGGGTGCCTTGAGGCGATCGGACGCGACCATGCAGTGGTGATCACCATCGAAGATGGCGTCCTCGACGGGGGGTGGGGCGAGAAGGTCGCGCGCTATCTCGGACCCAGCCCCGCTCGTGTGCGCTGCTACGGTATACCGAAACGGTTCTTCGATCGATTCGATCCCGGCGAGTTGCTGAAGCGGTGCGGAATGAACGCTCCGGACATGGTATCGAACGTGCTTGACATGATCCGCGCGGTCTCAAAGGACGAGTCAGGGTCCTTGTGA
- a CDS encoding HD domain-containing protein: MRNSSGVAREASDTIEEVRVHARALEDEGRLGLTRSFIQHGSESVYAHVLSVALLSASIADRCRRIGIRIDRSSLIRGALLHDYFLYDWHDPDPDHRLHGFRHPYIALERATEDFDLTDCERDIIVHHMFPLVPLPPTCREAWIVCIADKCCAIRETVAGRLSSRVSGVIRGRRT, from the coding sequence GTGCGCAACAGCTCAGGTGTAGCGAGGGAAGCCTCGGATACGATCGAAGAGGTACGTGTTCATGCTCGCGCTCTCGAGGATGAGGGTCGCTTGGGGCTCACCCGATCTTTCATCCAGCATGGCAGCGAGAGCGTCTATGCGCATGTGCTGTCGGTCGCACTTCTGAGCGCTTCCATCGCGGACCGCTGTCGGCGCATCGGGATTCGCATCGACCGCTCCTCGCTCATCCGCGGGGCGCTTCTGCACGACTACTTCCTCTATGACTGGCACGATCCCGATCCAGACCATCGACTTCACGGTTTCCGACACCCCTACATCGCGCTTGAGCGCGCCACGGAGGATTTCGACCTCACTGACTGCGAGCGCGACATCATCGTCCATCACATGTTTCCGCTCGTGCCCCTTCCGCCGACCTGTCGCGAGGCTTGGATCGTCTGCATTGCGGACAAGTGCTGTGCGATTCGCGAGACGGTCGCCGGCCGCCTGTCCTCACGGGTGAGCGGTGTCATACGCGGCAGACGCACATGA
- a CDS encoding putative ABC transporter permease codes for MRVPFDVASAVAGHVRLISSGMLALGGATLADAPASALFLSFAFYGFIGWAYESTLCALLNHGFFSNSGFLLGPCCPIYGVGALACWLGLRGIESVPAQFVSAALVCCAIEYVAGWWLERTTRARFWDYSDFPLNIKGRVCLYGVLVFGTGAVLVCHVIQPSVLHALSLAPGWLVVAAAVLIGLVMAIDAVFALASWKRLSSQLETVRSELADRINESLKETSDSMARLARWASDAKRRHGLQMESEHLTGREHA; via the coding sequence ATGAGGGTTCCATTTGACGTTGCCAGCGCGGTCGCGGGACACGTGCGGCTCATCTCATCCGGTATGCTGGCGCTCGGCGGTGCGACACTGGCGGACGCTCCCGCCTCGGCGCTGTTCCTCTCGTTCGCCTTCTACGGCTTCATCGGCTGGGCGTACGAGTCGACTCTGTGCGCCCTTCTGAACCACGGGTTCTTCTCGAACAGCGGCTTTCTTCTGGGTCCGTGCTGCCCCATCTACGGCGTCGGCGCGCTCGCGTGCTGGCTCGGATTGCGCGGCATCGAGAGCGTCCCGGCGCAGTTCGTCTCAGCCGCCCTCGTCTGCTGCGCTATCGAATACGTCGCGGGATGGTGGCTCGAGCGCACGACCCGCGCGCGCTTTTGGGATTACTCGGATTTCCCCTTGAACATCAAGGGACGGGTGTGCCTGTACGGGGTGCTCGTCTTCGGGACCGGCGCGGTGCTCGTCTGCCATGTCATCCAGCCGTCTGTGCTGCATGCGCTCTCGCTCGCACCGGGCTGGCTCGTGGTCGCCGCCGCCGTGCTCATCGGCCTCGTGATGGCGATCGACGCCGTCTTCGCGCTGGCGAGCTGGAAGCGCCTCTCCTCCCAGCTCGAGACCGTTCGCAGCGAGCTGGCCGATCGCATCAACGAGTCGCTCAAGGAGACCTCGGACTCCATGGCTCGCCTCGCTCGGTGGGCGTCTGATGCGAAACGACGACACGGACTTCAAATGGAATCTGAACATCTCACCGGAAGGGAACACGCATGA
- a CDS encoding ABC transporter permease translates to MFDLLKADLYRMSRPTRLHGYLWKMLAISVVLTALSAGILLMMPSLMQSAHSAAGDASRVSLELKAYEQMAGAPSTMIGSALMSGSNNVGMLPLIACFGMIIPCLSDFNRGFAASVTTSRRGRLGYLAEKTVLAGIWSAIVFVFMAALVVCMVYVLGKPFRTAEPIGELAAWAGCCWLCLWALTAISLALAFITRNAPVTYLGAILIMMGVVPNLVELGAQFIGAAGALAPVADGLHEMMNWFPSHCAAILRGGVSALSRPAAGTMASFPGGFAGQAAIAGITWVALAGGCTLAWARRQRI, encoded by the coding sequence ATGTTTGATCTTCTGAAAGCGGATCTGTATCGGATGTCGCGGCCGACCCGGCTCCACGGCTACCTGTGGAAGATGCTGGCAATATCAGTTGTGCTGACAGCGCTGTCAGCGGGCATTCTGCTCATGATGCCTTCGCTCATGCAGAGTGCGCACAGCGCGGCGGGAGATGCCTCCAGAGTCAGTTTGGAGCTGAAGGCGTATGAGCAGATGGCCGGCGCACCCTCTACAATGATTGGATCGGCCCTCATGTCCGGGTCGAACAACGTCGGGATGCTTCCTCTGATCGCCTGCTTCGGCATGATCATCCCGTGTCTGTCTGATTTCAACCGCGGCTTCGCAGCTTCGGTCACGACCTCGAGACGCGGCCGTCTCGGTTACTTGGCAGAGAAGACCGTGCTGGCTGGGATCTGGAGCGCGATCGTGTTCGTATTTATGGCGGCGCTCGTCGTCTGCATGGTCTACGTTCTCGGCAAGCCGTTCAGAACAGCAGAGCCCATCGGGGAGCTCGCAGCATGGGCTGGCTGCTGCTGGTTGTGCTTGTGGGCACTGACGGCCATCTCGCTCGCACTGGCGTTCATCACGCGCAACGCCCCGGTGACCTATCTCGGAGCGATCCTGATCATGATGGGCGTCGTTCCGAATCTGGTCGAGCTGGGAGCGCAGTTCATAGGAGCTGCGGGCGCGCTGGCACCGGTGGCTGACGGCCTGCACGAGATGATGAACTGGTTTCCTTCGCACTGCGCTGCCATACTGCGCGGCGGCGTATCCGCCCTCTCGCGGCCCGCGGCCGGAACGATGGCCTCGTTTCCCGGTGGCTTCGCCGGACAGGCCGCTATCGCAGGGATCACATGGGTTGCACTCGCCGGCGGGTGCACCCTCGCCTGGGCTCGGCGCCAAAGGATCTGA
- a CDS encoding sensor histidine kinase, whose product MDSATLIALSLIIGLGLGMVLGTSVYAVELRRMARFLRDRERRSGARLTLKTFGPGLRELAVAVNTELDQGLEERVLALRRRQEFQRDLSALSHDIRTPLTGAKGYLQLATGERQERMRTRYLEAANARIDSTIRLLDQLFAYTRASDPDLVLSRETVDVAPIIEAVLLAHFPEFEERKWEPTVHMEARGVTVVGDRDALCRIAENLVTNAIRYGVSAPLIEARDGRLVFSNRIADPSALDVERLFDRFYQADSSRGAAGAGLGLSTAHKLAQAMEMDLTASVEDDMLMIELVFDSPRSPDAVG is encoded by the coding sequence ATGGACAGCGCGACTCTGATTGCGCTTTCGCTCATCATCGGGCTGGGTTTGGGCATGGTGCTCGGCACGTCGGTCTACGCGGTGGAGCTGCGTCGGATGGCGCGCTTTCTGCGCGATCGCGAGCGACGCAGCGGAGCCCGTCTCACCCTGAAGACGTTCGGACCCGGATTGCGCGAGCTTGCCGTCGCGGTGAACACCGAGCTCGATCAAGGGCTGGAGGAACGCGTTCTCGCCCTTCGCAGACGGCAGGAGTTCCAGCGCGACCTCTCGGCGCTCTCGCATGATATCCGAACCCCGCTCACCGGGGCGAAAGGCTACCTTCAGCTTGCAACCGGCGAGCGGCAGGAGCGGATGCGGACACGCTATCTCGAAGCCGCGAACGCGCGCATCGACTCGACGATCCGCCTGCTCGATCAGCTGTTCGCCTACACGAGGGCAAGCGATCCCGATCTGGTTCTCAGCCGAGAGACCGTCGACGTCGCTCCGATCATCGAGGCGGTTCTGTTGGCCCACTTTCCCGAGTTCGAAGAGCGTAAATGGGAGCCGACAGTTCACATGGAGGCCCGTGGGGTCACGGTCGTCGGGGACCGCGACGCTCTGTGTCGCATCGCGGAGAACCTTGTGACCAACGCCATCCGCTACGGCGTGAGCGCCCCTCTCATCGAAGCGCGCGACGGACGCCTAGTCTTCTCGAACCGCATCGCGGATCCCTCGGCGCTCGATGTCGAGCGCCTCTTTGACCGGTTCTATCAAGCTGATTCCTCACGCGGCGCGGCCGGTGCCGGGCTCGGTCTGTCGACCGCTCACAAGCTGGCGCAGGCGATGGAAATGGACCTCACAGCATCAGTCGAAGACGACATGTTGATGATCGAGCTGGTGTTCGATTCCCCGAGATCGCCGGATGCTGTTGGGTGA
- a CDS encoding putative ABC transporter permease, translating into MPASALFLSFAFYGFIGWAYESTLCALLNHGFFSNSGFLLGPCCPIYGVGALACWLGLRGIESVPAQFVSAALVCCAIEYVAGWWLERTTRARFWDYSDFPLNIKGRVCLYGVLVFGTGAVLVCHVIQPSVLHALSLAPGWLVVAAAVLIGLVMAIDAVFALASWKRLSSQLETVRSELADRINESLKETSDSMLGRVPDSALDSAEVVHERGREINCWLSDISDAVLDTLRERVELPSFIADGANSLRMVAERLAGGAPRRPRQAPKLTLNRRELRFFNAFPHLRMFSYEGIIRATRLKDRARDLFRRRK; encoded by the coding sequence ATGCCCGCCTCGGCGCTGTTCCTCTCGTTCGCCTTCTACGGCTTCATCGGCTGGGCGTACGAGTCGACTCTGTGCGCCCTTCTGAACCACGGGTTCTTCTCGAACAGCGGCTTTCTTCTGGGTCCGTGCTGCCCCATCTACGGCGTCGGCGCGCTCGCGTGCTGGCTCGGATTGCGCGGCATCGAGAGCGTCCCGGCGCAGTTCGTCTCAGCCGCCCTCGTCTGCTGCGCTATCGAATACGTCGCGGGATGGTGGCTCGAGCGCACGACCCGCGCGCGCTTTTGGGATTACTCGGATTTCCCCTTGAACATCAAGGGACGGGTGTGCCTGTACGGGGTGCTCGTCTTCGGGACCGGCGCGGTGCTCGTCTGCCATGTCATCCAGCCGTCTGTGCTGCATGCGCTCTCGCTCGCACCGGGCTGGCTCGTGGTCGCCGCCGCCGTGCTCATCGGCCTCGTGATGGCGATCGACGCCGTCTTCGCGCTGGCGAGCTGGAAGCGCCTCTCCTCCCAGCTCGAGACCGTTCGCAGCGAGCTGGCCGATCGCATCAACGAGTCGCTCAAGGAGACCTCGGACTCCATGTTGGGGCGCGTTCCGGATTCGGCTCTCGATTCCGCCGAGGTCGTGCACGAGCGCGGACGCGAGATCAACTGCTGGTTGAGCGACATCTCTGACGCGGTGCTCGACACGCTGCGCGAGCGCGTCGAGCTGCCCTCTTTCATCGCGGATGGGGCGAACAGCCTGCGCATGGTCGCCGAGCGCCTGGCAGGCGGCGCGCCGCGCAGACCGAGGCAGGCTCCCAAGCTCACGTTGAATCGGCGTGAGTTGCGTTTCTTCAACGCCTTCCCACACCTTCGCATGTTCTCCTATGAAGGGATCATTCGGGCGACGCGCCTCAAGGACAGGGCCAGGGATCTGTTCCGTCGTCGGAAGTAG
- a CDS encoding ABC transporter ATP-binding protein, with amino-acid sequence MNVIETHGLTKVYGGRRAVDALEMSVAQGDIYGFVGKNGAGKSTTMKMFADLVIPTSGEAVLFRGMPHEKRISAEHRSLRELLSSEPSHIGALIETPGLVPGLSALENMMTKAISMGVVRARTQCGELLDLVGLDAADGRRVKGYSMGMKQRLGVALALVGSPDLLLLDEPFNGMDPEATRDLRGALARLNEERGVSMVISSHVLDQLNRMATRFGVIRDGSMVKEFSTEQLHASCGSSILVKTADPARALVVLEERLPDATIHVEPDQAIVISTAIHAQTPGSYERGAIGRGDGRGVQTAAAASPGVEEVSRILHDADQTVLELSRRERDIEDYFVELMGGTGPESRTKG; translated from the coding sequence ATGAACGTCATCGAGACCCACGGCCTCACGAAGGTCTACGGCGGCAGGCGCGCGGTCGATGCGCTCGAGATGAGCGTCGCGCAAGGCGACATCTACGGCTTCGTCGGCAAGAACGGCGCCGGCAAGTCGACCACCATGAAGATGTTCGCCGACCTAGTCATCCCGACCTCAGGCGAGGCAGTCCTGTTTCGAGGAATGCCGCATGAGAAGCGCATCTCGGCCGAGCACCGCAGCTTGCGCGAGCTGCTCTCATCGGAGCCCTCCCACATCGGCGCGCTCATCGAGACACCCGGTCTCGTGCCGGGTCTCTCCGCGCTCGAGAACATGATGACCAAGGCGATCTCCATGGGCGTCGTTCGCGCCCGCACCCAGTGCGGCGAGCTGCTCGACCTGGTGGGCCTCGACGCCGCTGACGGCAGGCGCGTGAAGGGCTACTCCATGGGCATGAAGCAGCGGCTGGGCGTGGCGTTGGCGCTCGTCGGCTCGCCGGACCTGCTGCTGCTCGACGAGCCGTTCAACGGCATGGACCCCGAAGCGACGCGTGATCTCCGCGGCGCGCTCGCCCGCCTGAACGAGGAACGCGGCGTGTCGATGGTCATCTCGAGCCACGTGCTCGACCAGCTCAACCGGATGGCGACTCGCTTCGGCGTCATCCGGGACGGCTCGATGGTCAAGGAGTTCAGCACCGAGCAGCTGCATGCGTCGTGCGGAAGCTCGATACTCGTGAAGACCGCCGACCCGGCGCGAGCGCTCGTCGTGCTGGAGGAGCGGCTGCCCGACGCGACGATCCACGTAGAGCCCGACCAGGCGATCGTCATCTCGACCGCCATCCATGCGCAGACGCCCGGATCGTACGAACGGGGCGCCATCGGCCGAGGCGACGGCCGGGGCGTCCAGACAGCTGCCGCGGCTTCCCCCGGCGTCGAGGAGGTCTCGCGGATTCTGCATGACGCAGACCAGACGGTACTGGAACTCAGCCGGCGCGAGCGCGATATCGAGGACTACTTCGTCGAGCTCATGGGTGGCACAGGGCCGGAGAGTCGCACCAAGGGCTGA
- a CDS encoding response regulator transcription factor, giving the protein MTSPARVLIIEDDADISQIVSTHLSRHGYSCTQAYSGSEARLLLERGDNAANSDENDATPIPFSVVICDLMLPGMPGEQLVELIRARDASAPIIVISARAAPSDKIDLLKLGADDYLAKPFDLDELLARVEVQLRHRRAPSGTAPGAHGALGFRSWELDTEARTLTAHGEPVALTRIEFNIVEILMRHPRRVFTKQELFEGAWGEPYAADDNTINVHVSNIRTKLRASGTADYIRTVWGMGFKLVEE; this is encoded by the coding sequence ATGACATCTCCCGCCCGCGTGCTCATCATCGAGGACGACGCTGACATCAGCCAGATCGTGAGCACCCATCTTTCACGTCACGGCTATTCGTGCACGCAGGCGTACTCGGGAAGCGAGGCGCGGCTGCTGCTCGAGCGCGGTGATAACGCTGCGAACAGCGACGAGAACGATGCGACGCCCATCCCCTTCTCGGTGGTGATCTGCGATCTCATGCTGCCGGGCATGCCCGGCGAGCAGCTCGTCGAGCTGATCCGCGCACGCGACGCGTCCGCGCCGATCATCGTGATCTCCGCGCGCGCCGCGCCAAGCGACAAGATCGACCTGCTGAAACTCGGTGCCGACGACTATCTGGCAAAGCCGTTCGACCTTGACGAGCTGCTCGCCCGCGTCGAGGTCCAGCTGCGCCATCGGCGAGCCCCAAGCGGAACCGCGCCCGGCGCTCACGGCGCGCTCGGCTTTCGCAGCTGGGAGCTCGACACCGAGGCCCGCACGCTCACGGCACACGGCGAGCCGGTCGCGCTCACGCGCATCGAGTTCAATATCGTCGAGATCCTCATGCGCCATCCCCGGCGCGTCTTCACCAAGCAGGAGCTGTTCGAGGGCGCTTGGGGCGAGCCCTACGCCGCCGACGACAACACGATCAACGTGCACGTCTCCAACATCCGCACCAAGCTGCGAGCCTCAGGCACAGCCGATTACATCAGGACGGTGTGGGGCATGGGCTTCAAACTCGTCGAAGAGTGA
- a CDS encoding GNAT family N-acetyltransferase encodes MVIETERLLLRPWEDADAAELYLLVRDPVIGDNAGWPAHTSEAMSLQVIRDVLRGDEQYAITLRAPHGPGRDGGAADAATSCPLVGAIGLKSKGVSAFVTSPTEYEVGYWIGREHWGKGYAPEAMRALIEHARDELGCTVIWADYYLGNDRSRRVMEKCGLGFARVERDVDVPLLGEKRDAVVMRRDLTSSAGSV; translated from the coding sequence ATGGTCATCGAGACGGAACGGCTGCTGCTTCGCCCCTGGGAGGACGCGGACGCCGCGGAGCTCTATCTGCTGGTGCGCGATCCGGTGATCGGAGACAACGCCGGGTGGCCGGCGCACACGAGCGAGGCCATGAGCCTTCAGGTCATACGAGACGTTCTGCGCGGCGATGAGCAGTACGCGATCACGCTCAGAGCGCCACATGGCCCCGGGCGCGACGGCGGCGCAGCCGATGCCGCGACGAGCTGCCCGCTCGTCGGCGCCATCGGTCTCAAGAGCAAGGGCGTCAGCGCGTTCGTCACCTCGCCAACCGAATACGAAGTCGGCTATTGGATCGGCAGAGAGCACTGGGGCAAAGGCTACGCACCCGAGGCGATGCGCGCCCTGATCGAACACGCGCGCGATGAGCTCGGCTGCACCGTCATCTGGGCGGATTACTACCTCGGCAACGATCGATCCCGTCGCGTCATGGAGAAATGCGGGCTCGGCTTCGCGCGCGTGGAGCGCGACGTCGACGTTCCGCTGCTCGGCGAGAAGCGCGATGCCGTCGTCATGCGTCGCGATCTCACGTCGTCGGCCGGCTCGGTATGA